In Bacillus toyonensis BCT-7112, a single window of DNA contains:
- a CDS encoding NAD(P)/FAD-dependent oxidoreductase, which translates to MAENQKVYDITIIGGGPTGLFTAFYGGMRQASVKIIESLPQLGGQLSALYPEKYIYDVAGFPKVRAQELVDNLKEQMKKFDPTVCLEEAVDTLEKQADGIFKLVTNKQTHYSKSVIITAGNGAFQPRRLELEGTAKYEKKNLHYFVDDMNKFAGKRVVVFGGGDSAVDWTMMLEPIADKVTIVHRRDKFRAHEHSVESLMNSRAEVSTPYVPVELIGDDKIEQVVLQHVKTEEKLIIDVDDVIVNYGFVSSLGPIKNWGLDIQKNSILVNSKMETNIPGIYAAGDICTYEGKVKLIACGFGEAPTAVNNAKAYFDPNAKLQPMHSSSMF; encoded by the coding sequence GTGGCAGAAAATCAAAAAGTTTACGACATAACAATTATTGGTGGTGGTCCAACTGGACTTTTCACAGCATTTTATGGCGGTATGAGACAAGCAAGTGTAAAAATCATTGAAAGCTTACCTCAACTTGGAGGACAATTATCCGCACTCTACCCTGAAAAATACATTTATGATGTAGCTGGATTCCCAAAAGTGCGTGCACAAGAGTTAGTTGATAACTTAAAAGAGCAAATGAAGAAATTTGATCCAACAGTTTGCTTAGAAGAAGCTGTTGATACGCTTGAGAAACAAGCTGACGGTATATTTAAACTTGTTACGAATAAACAAACTCACTATTCTAAATCAGTCATTATTACTGCTGGTAATGGTGCTTTCCAGCCACGCCGCTTAGAATTAGAGGGGACCGCAAAATACGAAAAGAAAAACTTACATTATTTCGTTGATGATATGAATAAATTTGCTGGCAAGCGTGTTGTTGTATTTGGCGGCGGCGACTCAGCCGTAGACTGGACGATGATGTTAGAACCGATTGCTGACAAAGTTACAATCGTTCATCGCCGTGATAAATTCCGTGCACATGAGCATAGCGTCGAAAGCTTAATGAATTCTCGTGCAGAAGTAAGCACACCGTACGTTCCAGTTGAACTTATTGGTGATGATAAAATTGAACAAGTCGTTCTTCAACACGTAAAAACAGAAGAAAAACTTATCATCGATGTTGATGACGTAATTGTAAACTACGGCTTCGTTTCTTCTCTTGGCCCAATTAAAAACTGGGGCTTAGATATACAAAAAAATAGCATTCTTGTGAATTCAAAAATGGAAACAAATATTCCTGGCATTTACGCTGCTGGTGACATTTGTACATATGAAGGAAAAGTAAAACTTATCGCTTGTGGATTTGGTGAAGCACCGACAGCAGTAAACAATGCAAAAGCTTACTTCGATCCAAACGCAAAACTTCAACCAATGCATAGCTCCAGTATGTTTTAA
- a CDS encoding GyrI-like domain-containing protein — protein MINEPIIVKKEAFQAIGVSLTTTNEKEASTEGKIPGLWNKYFQEQMMHHIPNQQTKETFAFYSNYESDETGTYKFTIAMPVSSLKDVPENMTTLTIPAATYAVFTSRKGPVSEVVCEAWEYIWQWSKENKRAFTTDFELYDEKAVDPNNVQVDIYIALA, from the coding sequence ATGATTAACGAACCCATTATCGTAAAAAAAGAAGCTTTCCAAGCAATCGGTGTTTCTCTTACAACGACAAATGAAAAAGAGGCGTCTACTGAAGGAAAAATCCCAGGGCTTTGGAACAAATACTTCCAAGAACAAATGATGCATCACATCCCAAATCAACAAACAAAGGAAACGTTCGCTTTCTATTCAAACTACGAATCAGATGAAACTGGTACATATAAATTTACAATCGCTATGCCCGTTTCTTCATTAAAAGACGTTCCTGAAAATATGACAACTTTAACAATACCTGCCGCTACATATGCGGTATTTACATCGAGAAAAGGCCCAGTTTCTGAAGTCGTGTGCGAAGCTTGGGAATACATTTGGCAATGGTCGAAAGAAAACAAACGTGCTTTTACAACAGATTTCGAACTGTATGATGAAAAAGCGGTAGACCCAAATAATGTGCAAGTAGATATTTATATCGCATTAGCTTAA
- a CDS encoding MFS transporter encodes MEELQQNKTALEGSGKPLLKNTNFLFLWAATLFSSFALAFFTFSQTWYIAKTLNLEASLGVVFVALSVPRLIFMIIGGAVADKFPKKNIMFYSNIIRAILVATILTWFIVGDVTLYTFALFALFFGLADAFFWSADGSILPELVEKSRLTQANSLTQMTNQASVILGPVLGGILIKFTNYETIFSITILLLIVAAILVQKIQFTMSEQKDTDKGMFTSIKEGILYVKESPFLSTFLICSAFLNLFLIGPMQVGFPLFVKNVLHGDSLQFSYLEAAVGGGMAIGAVIVGLKNINRRRGLFCIIMMLLSGIFFLSINFSTVLWQALLAGMFYGITIAMAIVPLMAMIQATVKEEMMGRVMSLLMLSSMGFIPLSYAFTSIALAIGIPIVTVMKSGAIAVIVFVLFVAIRVPVVRKFD; translated from the coding sequence ATGGAGGAACTACAACAAAATAAAACTGCTTTAGAAGGAAGCGGAAAACCGTTATTAAAAAATACGAATTTCCTTTTTCTTTGGGCAGCTACTCTTTTTTCAAGCTTTGCTTTAGCCTTTTTTACTTTTTCACAAACGTGGTACATAGCAAAAACATTAAACCTTGAGGCTTCACTCGGTGTTGTTTTCGTAGCTCTTAGTGTTCCAAGGCTTATTTTTATGATTATCGGCGGCGCTGTAGCTGATAAATTCCCGAAAAAAAATATTATGTTTTACTCCAATATTATTCGAGCGATTCTTGTCGCAACCATTCTCACATGGTTCATCGTCGGTGATGTAACACTATATACATTTGCTTTATTCGCTTTATTCTTTGGACTTGCTGATGCTTTTTTCTGGTCCGCAGATGGATCTATTCTGCCCGAACTTGTAGAAAAAAGCCGCTTAACGCAGGCAAATTCACTTACACAAATGACGAATCAAGCGTCGGTCATCTTGGGCCCTGTACTTGGTGGAATTCTCATCAAATTTACGAACTATGAAACAATCTTTTCGATTACGATTTTACTACTGATCGTTGCGGCCATACTCGTCCAAAAAATACAATTTACGATGTCAGAGCAAAAAGATACCGACAAAGGCATGTTTACTTCTATTAAAGAAGGAATCTTATATGTAAAGGAATCACCATTCCTTTCAACTTTCCTTATTTGTAGCGCCTTTCTAAACTTATTTTTAATCGGTCCGATGCAAGTCGGTTTCCCGCTCTTCGTTAAAAATGTCCTGCACGGTGATTCACTTCAGTTCAGTTACTTAGAAGCTGCTGTTGGTGGTGGAATGGCGATAGGCGCTGTCATTGTTGGTTTAAAGAATATTAATCGTAGACGCGGCCTATTTTGCATTATCATGATGCTACTGTCTGGTATATTCTTCTTATCCATTAACTTTAGTACGGTACTTTGGCAGGCATTATTAGCTGGCATGTTTTACGGTATTACAATCGCAATGGCGATCGTTCCACTTATGGCAATGATTCAAGCAACTGTAAAAGAAGAGATGATGGGGCGTGTAATGAGTTTACTTATGCTATCATCAATGGGCTTTATCCCACTCTCTTATGCATTCACATCCATTGCACTTGCAATAGGAATTCCAATCGTAACCGTTATGAAAAGCGGTGCAATCGCCGTTATCGTCTTCGTACTATTTGTAGCGATTCGTGTTCCAGTTGTAAGGAAATTCGATTAA
- a CDS encoding helix-turn-helix domain-containing protein produces MGSLYNLMKPYSEFQSKEEFNIYQKQVLKYYRFQLNKTDATIIHFLGKYAVNEKQKTVGVACPLMETIATNVGKSIRTVRRSIAKLEELGIIKRVATKERHKRGGYSANLYIFLISAIDRMDDRMKMSACESEDYAAGCSKNEQKYEGETILFKNIPQIKEKRKITYELDETYCRHDIPKSFIYALVPMTSNPKKINIFWSKVELAYKKSGLLEQGVLLEQILADEEVNGNFIWRVKSVVRAHKYGEIRKDIGALFYSTVRDLFFEVGLEWGAVLRRRKGLHLFDPFKKEPCL; encoded by the coding sequence ATGGGAAGCTTATATAATTTAATGAAACCATATAGTGAATTTCAAAGTAAAGAGGAGTTTAATATATATCAAAAACAAGTTTTGAAATATTATCGATTTCAATTAAATAAAACGGATGCTACCATTATTCATTTTTTAGGAAAGTATGCGGTGAATGAGAAACAGAAAACAGTAGGAGTTGCTTGTCCGTTAATGGAGACGATTGCGACGAATGTTGGAAAGAGTATTCGTACAGTACGCCGCTCCATTGCAAAGTTAGAGGAACTAGGAATTATAAAGCGTGTTGCGACAAAAGAAAGACATAAGCGCGGCGGGTATAGTGCGAACTTATATATTTTTCTTATATCTGCAATTGACCGCATGGATGACCGTATGAAAATGTCCGCATGTGAAAGTGAGGATTATGCAGCTGGCTGTAGTAAAAATGAGCAAAAATATGAGGGGGAAACAATTCTTTTTAAAAACATTCCACAAATAAAAGAGAAAAGAAAAATAACGTATGAGCTTGATGAAACGTATTGCCGTCACGATATACCGAAGTCTTTTATATACGCACTGGTGCCGATGACAAGTAATCCGAAGAAGATTAATATATTTTGGAGTAAGGTGGAACTTGCGTATAAAAAGAGTGGCTTACTAGAGCAAGGTGTTTTATTAGAGCAAATATTAGCTGATGAAGAAGTGAACGGAAATTTCATTTGGCGCGTGAAAAGTGTTGTGAGGGCACATAAATATGGGGAAATTCGTAAAGATATTGGGGCACTTTTTTACAGTACAGTGCGAGATTTATTTTTTGAGGTTGGATTAGAGTGGGGAGCAGTATTAAGGAGGAGAAAGGGACTACATCTATTTGATCCGTTTAAAAAAGAGCCATGCTTATAA
- a CDS encoding DUF523 domain-containing protein: MIVISACLGGIACRYDGNDNLVSKIEELLHKEDTVLICPEVLGGLPTPRPSAEIIGGNGDDVLDGKAKVMTKDGEDVTEAFVNGAYKALEQLKDLHPEYIILKERSPSCGSSTIYTGEFNGNKQTGYGVTTALFKRHGFTVISEEDFENIKRN; encoded by the coding sequence ATGATTGTAATTAGCGCTTGTTTAGGTGGTATCGCTTGTCGTTATGATGGGAATGACAATCTCGTTTCAAAAATAGAGGAACTTTTGCACAAAGAAGATACAGTCCTCATTTGTCCTGAAGTATTAGGAGGACTACCGACGCCTCGTCCTTCCGCTGAAATTATTGGTGGGAATGGCGATGACGTTTTGGACGGAAAAGCGAAAGTGATGACAAAAGATGGAGAAGATGTCACAGAAGCTTTCGTAAATGGTGCTTATAAAGCATTAGAACAACTTAAAGACTTACACCCAGAATATATTATTTTAAAAGAACGTAGTCCATCTTGTGGTAGTTCTACAATTTACACTGGAGAATTTAACGGGAATAAACAAACCGGTTACGGGGTAACAACTGCTTTATTCAAAAGACATGGATTTACAGTCATTTCAGAAGAGGATTTTGAGAATATAAAAAGGAATTGA
- a CDS encoding YxeA family protein, with translation MKRYIALFSILVVFASLLVGCDINRLGKDEYYVQVTADGIEKNEKFDNGEPHKYFEYKLKGFDKGGEEKELEFTAPKNLRKEAFLRVYNSDKKGVTAWEEVKKDELPAKVKEKLGAK, from the coding sequence ATGAAAAGATACATTGCACTTTTTAGTATTTTAGTTGTATTTGCAAGTCTGTTAGTTGGTTGTGATATTAATCGTTTAGGAAAAGATGAGTATTATGTTCAAGTTACAGCTGATGGAATTGAAAAAAATGAGAAGTTTGATAACGGAGAGCCACATAAATATTTCGAGTATAAATTAAAAGGATTCGATAAAGGTGGAGAAGAAAAAGAATTGGAATTCACAGCTCCAAAAAATCTTCGCAAAGAAGCATTCTTACGCGTATACAATTCAGATAAAAAAGGTGTAACAGCTTGGGAAGAAGTGAAAAAAGACGAGCTTCCAGCGAAAGTTAAAGAAAAATTAGGTGCAAAATAA
- a CDS encoding methyltransferase, whose product MKKFDEVVATDSKVESVLVPIGVGMTISKVKK is encoded by the coding sequence ATGAAGAAGTTTGATGAAGTAGTAGCAACTGATTCGAAGGTAGAATCTGTCCTCGTTCCAATTGGTGTTGGAATGACTATTTCTAAAGTGAAGAAATAA
- a CDS encoding GNAT family N-acetyltransferase, translated as MNPILLDVPLQIETDKLILRAPLQAGEGNVVHKAIKDSIHELKQWLSLFQSIPTVEETEILLRNAHINFLKRESFRYLIYHKETNNFIGTASLHAIDWKVSKCEIGYWINTQFSGNGYMTETVSALINLGFQLFKFRRIEIRCERNNTKSRAIPEKLGFELEGILRNEDVSADGKQLTDTCIYAKIN; from the coding sequence ATGAATCCTATTTTATTAGATGTTCCGTTACAAATAGAAACAGACAAACTCATTCTTCGAGCACCACTGCAAGCAGGTGAAGGGAATGTAGTACATAAAGCTATTAAAGATTCAATTCATGAATTAAAGCAATGGTTGTCTTTATTCCAGTCCATTCCTACTGTTGAAGAAACGGAAATTCTCCTTAGAAATGCACATATAAATTTTTTGAAAAGAGAAAGCTTTCGCTATCTTATCTATCATAAGGAGACGAATAATTTTATCGGAACTGCTAGCCTTCACGCGATTGATTGGAAGGTTTCTAAATGTGAAATTGGATACTGGATTAACACCCAATTTAGTGGCAATGGATATATGACAGAAACAGTAAGTGCGTTAATAAACCTTGGATTTCAGTTATTCAAATTTAGAAGGATTGAAATACGATGTGAACGTAATAACACAAAAAGTCGTGCGATTCCTGAAAAACTAGGCTTTGAGCTTGAAGGGATATTACGTAATGAAGATGTTTCAGCTGACGGCAAACAACTAACTGATACCTGCATCTATGCAAAGATAAATTAG
- a CDS encoding HesB/IscA family protein, whose amino-acid sequence MIEVTEQAAFQIKDMLKDAEDGEKYVRLAVHGGGCSGLSYGLGFEVEPKEDDTVLEFFGVEFVIDKESAPIVKGVKVDYKQSMLGGGFTIDNPNAIASCGCGSSFRTATNAGKPEEC is encoded by the coding sequence ATGATTGAAGTAACAGAACAAGCAGCTTTTCAAATTAAAGATATGTTAAAAGATGCTGAAGATGGAGAGAAGTACGTGCGCCTTGCTGTACATGGCGGCGGATGTAGTGGTCTTTCTTACGGCTTAGGATTTGAAGTAGAACCAAAAGAAGACGACACAGTTCTTGAATTTTTCGGTGTTGAATTTGTTATCGATAAAGAAAGTGCTCCAATTGTTAAAGGAGTAAAAGTTGATTATAAACAATCGATGCTTGGCGGCGGATTCACAATTGATAATCCAAACGCAATCGCATCATGCGGATGTGGATCATCTTTCCGTACAGCGACGAATGCTGGTAAGCCAGAAGAGTGCTAA
- the dapF gene encoding diaminopimelate epimerase — protein MSQFSFTKMHGLGNSYIYVNMFEEQILEEDLALVAEKVSNINTGIGADGMILICPSDVAPVKMRMFNNDGSEGKNCGNGLRCVAKYAYEHKLVEETVFAIETLAGIVTAEVTVEDGVVTLVKIDMGAPRLTRAEIPMLGEGETPFIRENFLYNNHRYAFTAVSMGNPHAVIFVDDVEKAPLTTLGPVLETHEMFPERANVEFIEILNDDEMNFRVWERGSGVTQACGTGACAAVVAAILNGKLERGKEITVHLAGGDLMIAWTEEGNVLMKGPAEVICRGVYEYKIEA, from the coding sequence ATGAGCCAATTTTCTTTTACAAAAATGCATGGTCTTGGCAATAGTTATATATATGTAAATATGTTTGAGGAACAAATTCTTGAAGAAGATTTAGCTCTTGTGGCGGAAAAAGTTTCAAATATTAATACTGGTATTGGGGCAGATGGAATGATTTTAATTTGTCCTTCTGACGTAGCTCCGGTGAAAATGCGCATGTTTAATAACGATGGTTCAGAAGGGAAGAACTGCGGCAACGGTTTACGCTGCGTAGCGAAATATGCGTATGAGCATAAACTAGTAGAAGAAACAGTTTTCGCAATTGAAACGTTAGCTGGAATTGTAACGGCTGAAGTAACGGTAGAAGATGGTGTAGTTACATTAGTAAAAATCGATATGGGAGCACCACGTTTAACACGTGCAGAAATCCCGATGCTTGGTGAAGGTGAAACACCGTTTATTCGTGAAAACTTCTTATACAATAATCATCGTTATGCATTTACAGCTGTTTCAATGGGGAATCCGCATGCGGTTATTTTTGTTGATGATGTAGAAAAAGCGCCACTTACAACACTTGGACCAGTCCTTGAGACACATGAAATGTTCCCAGAGCGAGCAAATGTTGAATTTATCGAAATTTTGAATGATGACGAGATGAACTTCCGTGTTTGGGAACGTGGATCTGGTGTAACACAAGCTTGCGGGACAGGAGCATGTGCTGCAGTTGTAGCTGCTATTTTAAATGGAAAGCTGGAACGTGGTAAAGAGATTACAGTTCATTTAGCTGGCGGCGATTTAATGATTGCATGGACAGAAGAAGGAAATGTGTTAATGAAAGGACCTGCGGAAGTAATTTGCCGCGGAGTGTATGAGTACAAGATAGAAGCGTAA
- a CDS encoding YuzB family protein: MIKPLIEFCVGNLASGSQAALEKLEKDPNLDVMEYGCLGYCGICFEGPFALVNGEVVQGSTVEELVNNVYEYLDENPMF, translated from the coding sequence TTGATTAAACCGTTAATTGAATTTTGTGTAGGTAACCTCGCGAGTGGTTCACAAGCAGCTTTAGAGAAATTAGAAAAAGATCCGAATTTAGATGTAATGGAGTATGGATGCTTAGGATATTGTGGTATTTGTTTTGAAGGCCCATTTGCCCTTGTGAATGGTGAAGTAGTACAAGGATCGACAGTAGAAGAGCTTGTTAATAATGTATATGAGTATCTGGATGAAAATCCAATGTTTTAA
- a CDS encoding NAD(P)/FAD-dependent oxidoreductase, with protein MKHLVILGGGYGGMRILQRLLPSNQLPDDVQVTLIDKVPYHCFKTEYYALVAGTISETHIRIPFPEHPRLNIQYGTITNIDLEEKAVHLDGGEAIQYDDLIIGLGCEDKYHNVPGAKEYTHSLQSIEQTRKTYEQLNGLEPNATVAVVGAGLSGVEVASELRESRSDLKIYLFDRKDRILFPYPEKLSRYVEEWFIKHNVTIIRNSNITKVEPNIVYNHDEPLACDAIVWTAGIQANEVVRNLPVEQDGSGRVVLTKYHNIPNDEHVYVVGDCAALPHAPSAQLAEGQGEQIVQILLKRWNNEPLPDELPVIKLKGVLGSLGKKHGFGLLANQPLMGRVPRLLKSGLLWMYKYHNG; from the coding sequence ATGAAACACCTCGTAATACTAGGTGGTGGCTACGGTGGAATGAGAATTCTGCAACGGCTACTTCCAAGCAACCAACTTCCAGATGATGTACAGGTGACATTAATCGACAAAGTACCATACCATTGTTTCAAAACTGAATATTATGCATTAGTAGCGGGTACAATTTCAGAAACGCATATTCGCATACCTTTTCCTGAGCACCCACGCCTCAATATTCAATACGGCACAATAACAAATATTGATCTCGAAGAAAAAGCTGTTCATCTTGATGGCGGTGAAGCAATCCAATATGATGATTTAATTATCGGACTTGGCTGTGAAGATAAATATCATAACGTTCCTGGGGCAAAGGAATATACACACAGTCTACAATCAATTGAACAAACACGTAAGACATATGAACAATTAAATGGCCTAGAACCGAATGCTACAGTTGCTGTCGTTGGTGCTGGCTTAAGTGGCGTTGAAGTAGCAAGTGAACTTCGTGAGAGCCGTTCTGATTTAAAAATCTATTTATTTGATAGAAAAGATAGAATTTTATTCCCATATCCAGAGAAATTAAGTAGATATGTAGAAGAATGGTTTATAAAACATAACGTTACCATTATACGAAACTCTAACATTACCAAAGTCGAACCAAATATTGTGTACAACCACGATGAACCTCTTGCATGTGATGCAATCGTCTGGACAGCTGGTATTCAAGCAAATGAAGTTGTTCGAAACCTTCCGGTTGAACAAGATGGTAGCGGACGGGTTGTTTTAACAAAATATCACAATATTCCAAATGACGAGCACGTTTACGTTGTAGGAGATTGTGCAGCACTTCCACACGCACCATCTGCTCAACTTGCTGAAGGTCAAGGAGAACAAATTGTCCAAATATTATTAAAACGTTGGAATAATGAACCACTTCCTGATGAACTACCTGTTATTAAATTAAAAGGTGTTCTCGGTTCCCTCGGCAAAAAACACGGATTTGGTTTACTAGCAAACCAACCATTAATGGGACGTGTACCGAGATTATTAAAATCCGGTCTTCTTTGGATGTATAAATATCATAACGGTTAA
- a CDS encoding aspartyl-phosphate phosphatase Spo0E family protein, with protein sequence MNLTKLHDRIEAKKKELIYLVEMYGFTHDKVISFSQELDCLLNLLIKLKTKKKRCSL encoded by the coding sequence ATGAACTTGACGAAACTACACGATCGAATAGAAGCGAAGAAGAAAGAATTGATCTATCTCGTTGAAATGTACGGATTCACTCATGATAAAGTAATTTCTTTCAGTCAAGAATTAGATTGTTTACTTAACTTATTAATAAAACTCAAGACGAAGAAAAAACGTTGCTCTTTATAA
- a CDS encoding ABC transporter ATP-binding protein, giving the protein MFILKNVTYKDILHIPYLQIQKETITCIIGESGSGKSTLLRMLNDLQSPTSGTIEYNGKPISDYPPIQLRRDVVMLGQTPPIFDGTVKDNLLMGLRLSEKPSPSDDTLQNALTTVSLNKNLEDNAASLSGGEKQRLAFARIILMDPPVYLLDEPTSALDSDTERRVMKQFTILAREKKKTVIFITHSQQLPEEIADDIIEISKTNGATRKGVLSVEGRY; this is encoded by the coding sequence ATGTTTATATTAAAAAACGTTACATATAAAGATATACTACACATTCCTTATTTACAGATTCAAAAAGAGACAATCACTTGTATTATCGGTGAAAGTGGGAGCGGAAAGAGTACATTACTTCGCATGTTAAATGATTTACAATCTCCAACATCCGGTACAATCGAATATAACGGAAAACCAATTTCTGATTATCCCCCTATTCAATTACGCCGTGACGTAGTTATGCTCGGACAAACTCCACCTATTTTTGACGGAACAGTTAAAGACAATCTATTAATGGGACTTCGTCTTTCTGAAAAACCATCTCCAAGTGATGATACTTTGCAGAATGCATTAACGACTGTTAGCTTAAATAAGAATTTAGAAGACAACGCCGCTTCATTATCAGGCGGGGAAAAACAACGGCTTGCTTTTGCTCGCATCATACTTATGGATCCGCCTGTCTATTTATTAGATGAACCAACTTCGGCATTAGATAGTGATACAGAACGCCGCGTTATGAAGCAATTCACTATACTCGCAAGAGAAAAGAAAAAAACCGTTATCTTCATCACGCACTCGCAACAACTTCCAGAAGAAATTGCAGACGATATTATTGAAATTAGTAAAACAAACGGTGCAACTAGAAAGGGAGTGCTCTCAGTTGAAGGGCGTTATTGA
- a CDS encoding ABC transporter permease, whose product MFILILIGLVRLKGIPREKQIAIATFRMTIQLVLVAYVLTYIFENSNPFYTIALITSITTFAIFNIYKRVNIPMSKELKRVAALSMVAGSIGPLLLFIFVIIGHNPWYAPQYIVPIAGMLIGNAMTGICLGANTFLNNMKSQRDHIEGALMLGATPKEATAPLIRDAFDSAILPTINSMVGMGIISLPGMMTGQILSGVSPFTAIQYQIAIILGISGSTAFAVIIFLQLGYKTFFNKRCQLKEIDYDAR is encoded by the coding sequence ATTTTCATTCTTATTTTAATCGGACTTGTAAGATTAAAAGGGATACCTCGCGAGAAACAAATTGCGATCGCAACATTCCGTATGACCATTCAGCTCGTACTTGTTGCATATGTCCTTACATACATATTTGAAAACAGTAATCCATTTTATACAATTGCTCTCATTACTTCTATTACTACATTTGCTATTTTTAATATTTATAAACGAGTTAATATTCCGATGTCCAAAGAATTAAAACGTGTAGCCGCTCTTTCCATGGTTGCGGGATCAATCGGACCATTACTACTATTTATCTTTGTTATTATCGGGCATAATCCGTGGTATGCACCGCAATATATCGTTCCTATTGCCGGCATGTTAATCGGTAATGCTATGACCGGTATTTGCCTCGGGGCAAACACCTTTTTAAACAATATGAAATCTCAAAGAGATCATATTGAAGGTGCCCTTATGCTCGGCGCAACACCGAAAGAAGCAACTGCTCCCCTCATAAGAGACGCTTTTGATTCTGCTATTTTACCAACAATCAATTCCATGGTCGGTATGGGAATTATAAGCTTACCCGGTATGATGACCGGTCAAATATTATCCGGTGTATCACCGTTTACAGCAATTCAATATCAAATTGCTATCATACTCGGTATTTCAGGGAGTACTGCTTTCGCTGTCATTATCTTCTTACAGCTTGGATATAAAACATTCTTTAATAAGCGCTGTCAGTTGAAAGAAATTGACTATGATGCGAGGTGA
- the phnA gene encoding alkylphosphonate utilization operon protein PhnA, whose protein sequence is MATLPNCPKCNSEYTYEDGVLFVCPECAHEWGKEAEAENNDGAKVVKDANGNVLQDGDAVTVIKDLKVKGTSSVVKIGTKVKSIRLVDGDHDIDCKIDGFGAMKLKSQFVKKA, encoded by the coding sequence ATGGCTACTTTACCAAATTGTCCAAAATGTAATTCAGAATATACGTATGAGGATGGCGTTCTTTTCGTATGTCCAGAATGTGCTCATGAGTGGGGCAAAGAAGCAGAAGCTGAAAATAATGATGGTGCAAAAGTTGTAAAAGATGCAAACGGAAACGTTCTTCAAGATGGTGATGCTGTTACTGTAATTAAAGATTTAAAAGTAAAGGGTACTTCTTCAGTTGTGAAGATTGGTACGAAAGTAAAGAGTATTCGTCTAGTTGATGGAGATCATGATATTGATTGTAAAATCGACGGTTTCGGAGCTATGAAGTTAAAATCACAGTTCGTTAAGAAGGCGTAA